Proteins encoded together in one Anaerotignum faecicola window:
- a CDS encoding phosphoribosylformylglycinamidine synthase, whose amino-acid sequence MNIKRLYIEKKKGCDVEASSLLSDIRENLGITSLIGVRVFNRYDIEGISEEIYEAAKPTIFSEPPVDIVYEEEISVEDGARVFAVEYLPGQYDQRADSAMQCVQIISQKERPEIAVAKVIVLEGNISESDFEKIKSYCINPVDSREASLEKPETLAMKMDVPDDVASFEGFIDKTEEEIIALRNELETAMSSEDMLFCQKYFRDVEKRNPTATEIRVIDTYWSDHCRHTTFQTKIENVEFEDGAYKTPVEKAYSYYMDERKRVYGDKEKDVCLMDIAVLGMKALRMNGTLDNLDQSEEINACSIVVPVDVDGIEEEWLIMFKNETHNHPTEIEPFGGAATCLGGAIRDPLSGRSYVYQAMRVTGAADPRTKVEDTIKGKLPQRKIVTEAARGYSSYGNQIGLSTGQVAEIYDDGFVAKRMEIGAVIAAAKKEHVIRKSPEKGDVVILTGGRTGRDGCGGATGSSKEHTLESITTCGAEVQKGNAPTERKLQRLFRNPEVSVMIKRCNDFGAGGVSVAIGELAEGLTIDLDAVPKKYEGLDGTELAISESQERMAVVVAKENVDKFIKFAEEENLEATPVAVVTDDRRLTMKWREKNIVDISRDFLDTNGAKQRISIKVASPEKSSYFETPVVSEGLINSNLKEAWLENISDLNTASQKGLVERFDSTIGAGTVLMPFGGKNQLTPPEVMAAKIPLLKGETTTATLMSFGYNPKISKWSPFHGAVYAVIESLSKIVAAGGEYSKVRLTFQEYFEKLGTDPVKWGKPFAALVGAFRAQMEFGVAAIGGKDSMSGTFMDMSVPPTLVSFAVDTAKVDDIISPEFKNAGNTVVYLPMKLDKYDLPDFEYAKKLFSLVTSLIKKGVCISAHTVRNGGIAEAITKMAVGNGIGFVSEDEIDIVNLFRPAYGSFVLEISNAKVIDFMGLDAKIIGKTAEDESIIIGDTKIELSEALNSWEGTLEKIFPTTVKNSKIGNPEIKPFENFNFAKPAIKAAKPKVFIPVFPGTNCEYDTARAFEKAGAETKTLVVANMTVTALEASIEKMVKEINNSQIIMIPGGFSAGDEPDGSGKFIAAVFRNPYVKEAVMDLLKNRDGLMLGICNGFQALVKLGLVPYGEIRDLDENSPTLTYNSIGRHVSCLVDTKITSTLSPWLWGTSCGEIHTVPVSHGEGRFIAPEEELKRLIANGQVATQYVDKKGKATYDIKFNPNGSIMAVEGITSPDGRVLGKMCHSERIGNGLYKNVTGNKDQKIFESGVSYFK is encoded by the coding sequence ATGAATATAAAACGTCTTTATATTGAGAAGAAAAAAGGCTGTGACGTTGAAGCTTCAAGCCTTCTTTCTGATATAAGGGAAAACCTCGGGATTACCTCGCTTATCGGCGTTAGGGTTTTTAACCGATATGATATTGAAGGTATCTCGGAAGAAATTTATGAGGCCGCCAAACCGACTATTTTTTCAGAACCTCCCGTTGATATAGTTTATGAAGAAGAAATATCTGTTGAGGACGGAGCAAGAGTGTTCGCCGTTGAATACCTGCCGGGACAGTACGACCAAAGGGCGGATTCCGCCATGCAGTGCGTGCAGATTATATCCCAGAAGGAAAGGCCTGAAATAGCGGTTGCGAAAGTAATTGTGCTTGAAGGAAATATCAGCGAAAGTGATTTTGAAAAAATAAAAAGTTACTGTATAAATCCGGTGGACAGCCGTGAGGCTTCGCTGGAAAAACCGGAAACGCTTGCAATGAAAATGGACGTTCCTGATGATGTAGCAAGCTTTGAAGGGTTTATCGATAAGACTGAAGAAGAAATTATTGCTCTTAGGAATGAACTTGAAACGGCAATGAGCAGTGAGGACATGCTGTTTTGCCAGAAATATTTTAGGGACGTTGAGAAAAGAAATCCTACTGCTACGGAAATACGCGTAATTGACACTTATTGGTCAGATCACTGCCGCCATACGACATTCCAGACAAAGATCGAAAATGTTGAGTTTGAAGACGGGGCTTATAAAACGCCTGTTGAAAAGGCATATTCATATTATATGGATGAAAGAAAACGCGTTTACGGGGATAAGGAAAAAGACGTCTGCCTTATGGATATTGCAGTGCTCGGCATGAAAGCGCTGCGTATGAACGGTACTCTTGATAATCTTGATCAGTCTGAAGAAATAAATGCCTGCTCCATAGTTGTGCCTGTAGATGTTGACGGTATTGAAGAAGAATGGCTTATTATGTTTAAAAATGAAACGCATAATCATCCGACAGAGATAGAGCCGTTCGGCGGCGCCGCCACATGCCTTGGAGGAGCTATAAGAGATCCGCTAAGCGGAAGGAGCTATGTTTATCAGGCGATGCGTGTAACAGGGGCTGCCGATCCGAGGACAAAGGTTGAAGATACGATTAAAGGGAAGCTGCCGCAAAGGAAGATTGTGACTGAAGCGGCAAGGGGATACAGTTCATACGGGAATCAAATTGGGCTTTCAACAGGCCAGGTGGCTGAGATATATGACGATGGATTTGTTGCAAAGCGAATGGAAATAGGGGCTGTTATAGCAGCGGCCAAAAAAGAGCATGTTATTAGGAAATCTCCTGAAAAAGGCGACGTTGTAATTCTTACGGGCGGACGTACCGGACGTGACGGATGCGGCGGGGCTACAGGTTCGTCAAAGGAACATACGCTTGAATCGATTACAACATGCGGCGCGGAGGTTCAAAAGGGAAATGCGCCGACAGAAAGGAAACTTCAAAGGCTTTTCAGAAATCCTGAAGTAAGCGTTATGATAAAAAGGTGCAACGATTTCGGAGCCGGAGGCGTTTCCGTTGCGATAGGGGAACTTGCCGAAGGCCTTACAATAGATTTGGACGCCGTGCCTAAGAAGTATGAAGGGCTTGACGGTACGGAGCTTGCAATTTCCGAAAGCCAGGAAAGAATGGCTGTCGTAGTTGCAAAGGAAAATGTTGATAAATTCATTAAGTTTGCAGAAGAGGAAAATCTTGAAGCTACTCCCGTTGCGGTTGTAACAGATGACAGAAGGCTCACAATGAAATGGAGAGAAAAGAATATTGTTGATATTTCAAGGGATTTTCTCGATACAAACGGCGCAAAGCAAAGAATTTCCATCAAAGTTGCTTCTCCTGAAAAATCATCATACTTTGAAACGCCTGTTGTCAGCGAGGGGCTGATAAATTCAAATTTAAAAGAAGCATGGCTTGAAAACATATCGGATTTGAATACGGCAAGCCAGAAAGGGCTTGTTGAGCGATTTGACTCAACAATAGGCGCCGGAACCGTACTTATGCCTTTCGGCGGCAAAAACCAGCTTACTCCGCCGGAGGTTATGGCGGCGAAGATACCGCTTCTTAAGGGAGAAACGACAACGGCTACCCTTATGAGTTTCGGATATAATCCCAAGATATCAAAATGGAGCCCGTTCCACGGAGCTGTGTATGCGGTTATTGAAAGCCTTTCAAAAATTGTTGCAGCAGGAGGGGAATATTCAAAAGTAAGGCTTACGTTTCAGGAGTATTTTGAAAAACTCGGAACGGATCCTGTTAAATGGGGCAAGCCTTTTGCGGCTCTTGTCGGAGCTTTCAGGGCGCAGATGGAATTTGGCGTTGCGGCTATCGGAGGAAAGGACAGCATGAGCGGCACATTTATGGATATGTCAGTGCCGCCGACACTTGTGTCGTTTGCAGTCGATACGGCAAAAGTTGACGATATTATTTCGCCGGAATTTAAAAATGCCGGGAATACTGTCGTTTATCTTCCTATGAAACTTGATAAATATGATTTGCCTGATTTTGAATATGCAAAAAAACTTTTCAGCCTTGTAACCTCCCTTATTAAAAAAGGCGTTTGCATATCCGCCCATACTGTAAGAAACGGCGGTATTGCAGAGGCAATCACTAAAATGGCCGTTGGAAACGGTATAGGTTTTGTATCTGAGGACGAAATAGACATTGTTAACCTTTTCAGGCCTGCATACGGTTCGTTTGTACTTGAAATATCTAACGCAAAAGTAATAGACTTTATGGGCCTTGACGCCAAGATAATCGGAAAGACTGCCGAAGATGAAAGCATCATAATAGGCGATACGAAAATCGAACTTTCCGAAGCGCTTAATTCGTGGGAAGGAACTCTTGAAAAAATATTCCCCACAACGGTTAAAAACAGTAAAATTGGAAATCCTGAAATTAAACCTTTTGAGAATTTCAATTTTGCAAAGCCTGCAATTAAGGCCGCTAAACCAAAGGTATTTATACCTGTTTTTCCGGGCACTAACTGTGAATATGATACGGCCAGGGCATTTGAAAAGGCCGGAGCCGAAACAAAAACTCTTGTTGTAGCCAATATGACTGTAACGGCTCTCGAAGCGTCAATAGAAAAAATGGTTAAAGAAATTAATAACAGCCAGATTATTATGATACCCGGCGGTTTCAGCGCCGGAGATGAACCAGACGGTTCGGGTAAATTTATAGCCGCCGTGTTCAGGAACCCTTATGTAAAAGAAGCCGTTATGGATTTGCTTAAAAACCGCGACGGTCTTATGCTTGGAATATGCAATGGCTTTCAGGCGCTTGTCAAACTCGGTCTTGTTCCATATGGCGAAATCAGGGATCTTGATGAAAACAGCCCTACTTTAACATATAATTCAATCGGAAGGCATGTAAGCTGTCTTGTTGATACAAAAATTACTTCGACACTTTCACCATGGCTTTGGGGAACAAGCTGCGGCGAAATTCATACAGTGCCTGTTTCTCATGGAGAAGGCCGGTTTATAGCGCCTGAAGAAGAATTGAAGAGGCTTATCGCAAACGGACAGGTCGCGACACAATATGTCGATAAAAAAGGCAAAGCAACATATGACATAAAGTTTAACCCAAATGGTTCAATAATGGCTGTTGAAGGAATTACAAGCCCTGACGGAAGGGTGCTTGGAAAAATGTGCCACTCTGAAAGAATCGGAAACGGTTTATATAAAAACGTAACTGGAAACAAAGACCAGAAAATTTTTGAATCCGGAGTATCATATTTTAAATAG
- a CDS encoding zinc ribbon domain-containing protein has product MFFLIAVMPVEKRLPYPFSGICQTCGKVCGYEVYMSASCLSLFFIPLIKFGKKYIVKVDCCQNVYLLNKEKGRKIERGENVMINENDLTPYIGDFSIRRSCPNCGYEVEEDFIHCPKCGKKL; this is encoded by the coding sequence ATGTTCTTTTTAATAGCAGTTATGCCTGTTGAAAAAAGGCTTCCTTATCCCTTTAGCGGGATATGCCAAACATGTGGAAAAGTATGCGGTTATGAAGTGTATATGAGCGCGTCATGCCTAAGCTTGTTTTTTATCCCATTAATAAAATTCGGGAAAAAATATATTGTTAAAGTCGACTGCTGCCAAAATGTATATCTGCTTAATAAAGAAAAGGGGCGGAAAATTGAAAGAGGCGAAAACGTTATGATAAACGAAAATGACCTCACGCCGTATATCGGCGACTTTTCAATCCGCCGCTCCTGTCCAAACTGCGGGTATGAAGTTGAAGAAGATTTTATACATTGCCCTAAATGCGGCAAAAAGCTTTAA
- the sigE gene encoding RNA polymerase sporulation sigma factor SigE: MECLKYFFFRLKYDCGEIYNRLKNRDIEDIYYIGGNDVFPPPLTADEETAVLGKLGTEEEQSAKAVLIERNLRLVVYIARKFENTGINVEDLISIGTIGLIKAINTFKTEKKIKLATYASRCIENEILMYLRRNSKIKTEVSIDEPLNVDWEGNELLLSDILGTDSDVIYRDIEDEVDKMLLKKAMEKLNRREQKIISMRFGIADNGEEKTQKEVADLLGISQSYISRLEKRIISRLKKEINKMV, from the coding sequence ATGGAATGTTTAAAATATTTTTTCTTCAGGCTCAAGTACGACTGCGGCGAAATATACAATCGTCTGAAAAACAGGGATATTGAAGACATCTATTACATAGGAGGAAACGATGTTTTTCCGCCGCCGCTTACGGCTGACGAAGAAACGGCTGTTCTAGGCAAACTGGGCACGGAGGAAGAACAAAGCGCTAAGGCCGTGTTAATTGAAAGGAATTTGAGGCTTGTCGTTTATATAGCCAGGAAATTTGAAAATACGGGAATTAATGTGGAGGATCTCATATCTATAGGAACTATCGGCCTTATAAAGGCCATAAATACATTTAAGACGGAAAAGAAGATAAAACTTGCGACATATGCCTCAAGATGTATTGAAAATGAGATACTTATGTATTTGAGAAGAAATTCAAAGATAAAAACGGAAGTATCCATTGACGAACCGCTTAATGTGGATTGGGAAGGAAACGAACTTTTATTGAGCGATATTTTGGGAACTGACAGCGACGTAATATACAGGGATATTGAGGACGAAGTTGATAAGATGCTGCTCAAAAAAGCAATGGAGAAATTAAACAGAAGAGAACAGAAAATAATTTCCATGCGTTTTGGCATTGCAGACAATGGCGAAGAAAAAACCCAAAAGGAAGTTGCCGACCTTTTGGGAATATCGCAAAGCTATATTTCAAGGCTTGAAAAAAGAATAATAAGCAGGCTTAAAAAAGAAATTAATAAAATGGTTTAA
- a CDS encoding sigma-E processing peptidase SpoIIGA has translation MEIYIDVLFLVNVFMDTLILWITSVLDRRKVKLIRIAAGGTAGAFIYCFFVVFAVRGVLSNALCGIISVGISILIVFKPQKAKIFFRTFAFSVLASFIVGGAFIAAFNFIDVYGIISAGIGAFSFKLMAVLTAVFYTVVKLIGGVIVSSVTKRRDFCTAKLYLNGRWVEFTVLMDTGNFLSEDSLGRKIVIAEFRAVRDILSAETQLLYLKKASPEKIRDLIKNDEELSRFFLVPFSSLGTESGSLTAYKLDYAEFFGIEKTTIKNAVVAVYNGNLSGSGSFSGIINPCILEG, from the coding sequence ATGGAAATTTATATTGATGTGCTTTTCTTAGTTAATGTATTTATGGATACGCTGATATTGTGGATAACATCGGTATTGGACAGGAGGAAGGTAAAGTTAATAAGGATTGCGGCAGGTGGGACGGCCGGAGCTTTTATTTATTGCTTTTTTGTTGTTTTTGCCGTCAGGGGCGTTTTATCGAACGCTTTATGCGGGATTATTTCAGTTGGCATTTCAATATTGATTGTGTTTAAACCGCAAAAAGCAAAAATATTTTTCAGGACGTTTGCTTTTTCTGTCCTGGCTTCATTTATTGTGGGAGGAGCGTTTATTGCAGCGTTTAATTTTATTGATGTATACGGAATAATTTCTGCCGGTATCGGAGCTTTTTCGTTTAAACTTATGGCAGTCCTTACAGCTGTATTTTATACAGTTGTAAAGCTGATTGGAGGAGTAATTGTTTCTTCCGTCACAAAAAGGCGGGACTTTTGTACTGCTAAGTTATACTTAAATGGGAGATGGGTTGAGTTTACTGTGCTTATGGATACGGGGAACTTTTTGTCCGAGGATTCGTTGGGGAGAAAAATAGTTATAGCTGAATTTAGGGCTGTTAGGGATATATTGAGCGCCGAAACACAGCTTTTGTATTTAAAAAAAGCCAGTCCTGAAAAAATACGGGATTTAATAAAAAACGATGAAGAATTAAGCCGTTTTTTTCTTGTCCCGTTTTCTTCACTGGGAACGGAAAGCGGCAGCCTTACAGCATATAAATTGGACTATGCGGAGTTCTTCGGAATTGAAAAAACAACGATTAAAAATGCCGTTGTGGCTGTATATAACGGAAATTTAAGCGGTAGCGGAAGCTTTAGCGGAATAATTAACCCCTGTATATTAGAGGGATAA
- a CDS encoding VWA domain-containing protein has protein sequence MGITNSNKQIDLTEIDCNGTLKVTLALSAAPDISENPTDIVLVLDRSGSMAGVPLENMKLGAEKFIDIIDEATDNSQDGNIGGGSHIGIVSFADTATVNAQLITSVQTLKNAVNSITAGGSTNHADAFAKAMGLFNPLSTNAKVIVMFTDGKTTEGPDPSPVAAAARASGIIIYCIGLIGSDGIDVNVLNDWATDPDASHVAVTPDDDELEDLFEDLAQNISKPGATNIVINEVINSDFAIINMPAPTKGTAVIVNDTTIRWTIPELGVSGNEGAALEFFIKHVADSSGEKLINSSIDYSDSEGNAVTFPTPSVLVDCGIVVNPEPCPVPVSIEMSGCSDSIVVDLGETYLESQGRIAQVDVTVKNVCPGKRVALAVILSEVDSTGNEYQRGLKTIVIPAHNYPTCRDVLVKCVKFVLPESLNVSSAGSTSMCMTRNLNVRLIAHNIDTDYRCCESVITVL, from the coding sequence ATGGGTATAACAAATTCTAATAAGCAGATTGATTTAACTGAAATTGACTGTAATGGGACGCTTAAAGTAACGCTGGCTTTATCGGCGGCGCCGGATATTTCCGAAAATCCAACGGATATTGTACTGGTGCTTGATCGTTCGGGAAGTATGGCCGGAGTTCCGCTTGAAAACATGAAGCTCGGAGCGGAAAAGTTCATTGACATCATTGATGAAGCAACCGATAATTCTCAAGACGGGAATATTGGCGGAGGCAGTCATATCGGCATTGTAAGTTTTGCAGATACTGCAACTGTAAACGCACAGCTGATTACTTCAGTACAGACGTTAAAAAATGCCGTTAACTCAATAACGGCAGGCGGATCAACTAATCATGCCGATGCTTTTGCAAAGGCCATGGGGCTTTTCAATCCTCTTTCAACCAATGCAAAAGTGATTGTGATGTTTACAGACGGCAAAACTACGGAGGGACCGGATCCTTCTCCGGTAGCCGCGGCAGCCAGGGCTTCGGGAATAATAATATATTGTATTGGTTTGATTGGTTCGGACGGCATTGATGTAAATGTTTTGAACGACTGGGCTACAGATCCTGACGCATCGCATGTTGCCGTTACTCCCGATGACGACGAGCTTGAGGATCTTTTTGAGGATCTGGCACAGAATATTTCAAAGCCCGGCGCAACTAATATAGTAATAAATGAAGTTATAAATTCAGATTTTGCCATTATAAACATGCCGGCGCCTACGAAAGGCACTGCAGTAATAGTTAATGATACAACCATAAGATGGACAATCCCTGAATTAGGCGTTTCAGGGAACGAAGGAGCGGCGCTTGAATTCTTTATTAAACATGTTGCCGACAGTTCAGGCGAAAAACTTATAAACAGTTCTATTGACTATTCAGACAGTGAAGGTAATGCCGTTACATTCCCAACGCCTTCTGTTTTGGTCGATTGCGGTATTGTTGTTAATCCCGAACCTTGCCCGGTTCCCGTAAGCATTGAGATGTCGGGATGCAGCGATTCCATTGTAGTAGATTTGGGCGAAACCTATCTTGAATCACAGGGAAGGATTGCACAGGTTGATGTTACGGTTAAAAATGTTTGCCCCGGGAAAAGGGTTGCTCTTGCCGTAATTTTGTCAGAAGTTGATTCAACCGGAAATGAATACCAGCGCGGTTTAAAAACAATAGTGATACCAGCACACAATTATCCTACATGCAGGGATGTGCTTGTTAAATGCGTTAAGTTCGTATTGCCTGAAAGCCTGAACGTATCAAGCGCAGGTTCGACGTCTATGTGCATGACGAGGAATTTAAATGTACGTTTAATTGCCCATAATATTGATACTGACTATAGATGCTGCGAATCGGTTATCACGGTATTATAG
- the ftsZ gene encoding cell division protein FtsZ has protein sequence MLEFINQGNAAVIKVVGVGGGGNNAVDRMIEDNMAGVEFVAVNTDVQDLSKSKAETKIQIGEKLTKGLGAGGNPDIGEKSVEETKEEVSKVLNGADMVFITAGMGGGTGTGAAPKIAEISKALGILTVGVVTKPFEFEGKKRMNNAERGILELRKIVDTLVIIPNQRLLSIIDKKTTLIESFRKADEILRQGVQGISDLISKPGVINLDFADVKTIMKDKGVAHMGIGHGEGEDKAENAAKAAIQSPLLETKIDGARSVLINVSGGVDMGLLEADAAATLIRENIDPEAEIIFGTTINENLKDEMVVTVIATGFDDVKGLPSRNIRELFGSSNGERNVQDSMEHGGAEQQRSRQPEFKPIETDFDDDDIIIPDFIKKRKSF, from the coding sequence GTGCTTGAGTTTATTAATCAAGGCAATGCGGCAGTGATAAAGGTAGTTGGCGTTGGCGGCGGAGGAAACAACGCCGTTGACCGAATGATTGAAGATAATATGGCCGGCGTTGAATTCGTCGCTGTAAATACAGACGTTCAAGATCTGTCAAAATCTAAAGCTGAAACAAAGATACAAATAGGAGAAAAGCTTACCAAAGGACTAGGGGCGGGTGGAAATCCGGATATCGGTGAAAAATCCGTTGAGGAAACTAAAGAAGAAGTTTCCAAAGTGCTTAATGGGGCAGATATGGTGTTCATTACTGCCGGCATGGGAGGAGGCACAGGAACAGGCGCGGCGCCTAAAATCGCTGAAATATCAAAAGCGCTTGGAATATTAACGGTAGGCGTTGTTACAAAACCCTTTGAGTTTGAAGGCAAAAAAAGGATGAACAACGCCGAAAGAGGAATTTTGGAGTTAAGAAAAATTGTTGATACATTAGTTATTATACCGAACCAGCGTCTTTTAAGCATTATTGATAAAAAAACGACATTAATCGAATCATTCAGGAAAGCTGACGAGATTTTAAGGCAGGGCGTCCAGGGAATTTCGGATCTTATATCTAAACCGGGCGTTATTAACCTCGACTTTGCCGATGTTAAAACTATTATGAAAGATAAAGGCGTTGCCCACATGGGCATCGGACACGGCGAAGGTGAAGATAAGGCTGAAAATGCAGCTAAAGCCGCAATACAAAGCCCTCTTCTTGAAACTAAAATCGACGGCGCCAGAAGCGTTCTTATTAATGTCAGCGGCGGCGTGGATATGGGGCTTCTTGAGGCTGATGCAGCGGCTACCCTTATCAGGGAAAACATTGATCCCGAAGCTGAAATTATATTCGGTACTACGATTAATGAAAATCTTAAAGATGAAATGGTTGTTACAGTTATTGCTACCGGTTTTGACGATGTTAAAGGCCTTCCTTCAAGAAATATCCGTGAACTTTTTGGTTCGTCAAACGGCGAAAGGAATGTTCAGGACAGTATGGAGCATGGCGGTGCAGAGCAGCAGAGGTCTCGTCAGCCCGAATTTAAACCGATTGAAACTGATTTTGATGACGACGATATAATAATACCTGACTTTATTAAAAAAAGAAAGTCATTCTAA
- a CDS encoding small basic family protein: MIPVIGLAVGIILGILCPYIFPSGYSGYIAIGILACADTVLGGVRSILKDKFDVAIFMTGFFSNAVLATLLVFLGEQLNIQLSIAAVVVFGSRIFNNFSSIRRDLLNKGEKGTNNNT; the protein is encoded by the coding sequence ATAATTCCTGTTATCGGTTTGGCTGTTGGAATAATATTAGGCATACTTTGCCCATACATATTCCCTTCAGGTTATTCGGGCTATATAGCTATTGGAATACTTGCATGCGCCGATACTGTTTTGGGAGGCGTAAGAAGTATCTTGAAGGACAAATTTGACGTTGCTATTTTTATGACCGGATTTTTCAGCAATGCCGTTTTGGCCACGCTTCTTGTGTTCCTCGGGGAACAGCTTAATATACAGCTTTCAATAGCGGCGGTTGTTGTATTCGGTTCGAGGATATTCAACAATTTTTCAAGTATCAGACGGGATCTGCTGAATAAAGGCGAAAAAGGTACTAATAATAATACATAA
- a CDS encoding DUF881 domain-containing protein, with protein sequence MSKAKHGIVSITVVCVILGTIIGIQFKTVRSQITAQDIQRVSELSIKLNNAVAENETLKQSLEEKEEKIEEYENFIAEDNEELSLIVEENNKLRMFAGLTDVSGRGVSVTINDSPKAGQSGDGVSSDAFLVHAEDILSILNELNVAGAEAIAINGQRIVSTSAVRCAGSVVNVNDVKIAAPFVITAIGDPDILEAALVFPGGVVDSLKPWGIEILIKKLETVEIPAYQQQFVFKEAKNVSTEG encoded by the coding sequence GTGAGTAAAGCTAAACATGGCATAGTTTCAATTACTGTTGTATGCGTTATACTTGGGACGATTATCGGGATTCAGTTTAAAACGGTAAGAAGCCAAATTACCGCGCAGGATATACAGCGTGTCAGCGAGCTTTCAATAAAGCTTAATAATGCCGTTGCTGAAAATGAAACGCTGAAACAAAGCTTAGAGGAAAAAGAAGAAAAAATTGAAGAATATGAAAATTTTATAGCTGAAGATAATGAAGAATTGAGCCTTATAGTTGAAGAAAACAATAAGCTTAGAATGTTTGCGGGATTAACCGACGTAAGCGGACGCGGTGTTTCGGTTACTATAAATGACAGCCCGAAAGCGGGGCAAAGCGGCGATGGAGTCAGTTCAGACGCATTTCTTGTGCATGCGGAGGATATACTTTCGATACTTAATGAGTTGAATGTTGCAGGCGCCGAAGCTATAGCCATAAACGGGCAGAGGATTGTTTCAACAAGCGCAGTCAGGTGCGCCGGATCGGTCGTTAACGTTAACGATGTTAAAATTGCGGCTCCTTTTGTAATTACGGCAATAGGCGATCCTGATATACTTGAAGCGGCTCTTGTATTTCCTGGAGGGGTTGTAGATTCGCTTAAACCGTGGGGAATCGAAATACTTATTAAGAAGCTTGAAACGGTTGAAATCCCGGCATATCAGCAGCAGTTTGTTTTTAAAGAAGCGAAAAATGTGAGTACGGAGGGATAA
- a CDS encoding FtsQ-type POTRA domain-containing protein, which translates to MKKMRNELTDEFKGRNKGRKKIKAGKTLLFFIVVAGAVSSILFSPLFTVREVNVNGIKKFTADEICEITGINTGINIFSVSTGKAEDKLKENVYIESVRINRTLPDKVDIIIDERRVRGYVPYMGSYLYIDEYGRVLEINQAVTEPLPVVTGLAFNSFSLGQKIDCENPEAFDIIVTIAQVMTKYDMLDTVVRIDVSDTNKIMAYVRKVEINLGDGTNCDEKIRTMSEVIKQIPENDRGTLDLSDLSKPIVFKYLT; encoded by the coding sequence ATGAAAAAAATGCGCAATGAATTAACAGATGAATTTAAAGGCAGAAACAAGGGCAGGAAAAAAATTAAGGCGGGAAAGACGCTGTTATTTTTTATTGTTGTTGCCGGAGCTGTTTCGTCGATACTTTTTTCACCTTTATTTACAGTCAGGGAAGTGAATGTCAACGGCATTAAAAAATTTACGGCAGACGAGATTTGTGAAATTACAGGCATAAATACGGGAATTAATATTTTCAGCGTATCAACAGGAAAAGCCGAAGATAAGCTTAAAGAAAATGTATATATAGAATCTGTCCGCATTAATAGAACTTTGCCGGACAAAGTTGATATTATTATTGATGAAAGACGGGTAAGAGGATATGTTCCGTACATGGGCTCTTACCTTTACATAGACGAATACGGGCGCGTACTGGAAATTAATCAAGCCGTTACTGAACCGCTGCCTGTTGTAACAGGGCTGGCTTTTAACAGTTTCAGCCTTGGGCAGAAGATAGATTGTGAAAATCCGGAGGCTTTCGATATAATTGTTACAATTGCGCAGGTGATGACAAAGTATGATATGCTTGATACAGTTGTAAGGATTGATGTAAGCGATACAAATAAAATTATGGCTTATGTAAGGAAAGTTGAAATTAATTTAGGCGATGGGACAAACTGTGACGAAAAAATACGCACAATGTCCGAGGTTATAAAGCAAATCCCAGAAAATGACAGAGGCACGCTGGATTTAAGCGATTTAAGCAAGCCTATTGTTTTTAAATATCTGACTTAA